TACTGCGTATTCAATAAGTGTTTTTAAAATATTTCTGAGAATAAACTTATCGACTTGCATGGGATACTGTTTGAATTTTTAGATATTTACCTTTTTGTAAAAGCGACGTTTTGCCATTTCTGCGACACTGATATAAAGAAGAATGATTCCGAACAAAAGTCCCATGAATTCTAGAGGTAAGGGAACCAGTCCGAAAACCTCGGCGATCGGAGTATAAGGAATCGCTAAAGTGATCCCAATTACGCTTAGGGTTGCGAACAAAAGAGGTTTGCTCGGTCTACTTTTATAGAATGGATTTCTGGTTCGAATCACGAGTACGATCAGAGACGCCGAAACGACGGATTCGATAAACCATCCGGTTCGAAATTGCTCGTGACTTACCTGCAAAACCCACTGCAAAATTCCGAACGTCATGTAATCGAAAAACGAACTCACGAGGCCAAAAACGATCATAAACTTTCGAATCGCGACGATGTCCCAACGCTTCGGACTGGATACCATCTCTAGATCAACTCTGTCAGTCGCGATCGTCATCTCCGGAAAATCCGTCAAAAAATTAGTTAGTAAGATTTGTTTGGGCAAGAGCGGTAAAAAAGGAAGAAAAAGAGAAACCCCGGCCATACTAAACATATTTCCAAAGTTTGCGCTCGTCGCCATAAAAACGTATTTTAACGTATTGGCAAACGTAACCCTTCCCTCTTGTACTCCATCCACCAAAACTTCCAAATCTTTTTCAAGAAGAACGATATCGGCGGCATTCTTTGCGACATCGACCGCAGTTTCGACCGAAATCCCGACGTCGGCCGAATGAAGAGCAGAAACGTCGTTGATCCCGTCCCCGATATATCCGACAACGTTTCCCGCTTTTTTGAGAGCGATGATGATTCTTTCCTTACTGTTCGGTTCAATCTCTGCGAACACGTCAATATTTCCCACGAGTTGCGTCAAAGCTTCATCGCTAATCGCGCTCAACTCCGGTCCACAAAGAGTTCGATGATTTTTTAAACCGATTTGAGAACAAAGACTCGCCGCGACAAAACGATTGTCTCCGGTAATCACCTTAAGTGAAACACCGAGTCTGTTCAATTCTGCGATCGTCTGACTTACATTCGGCTTAGGCGGATCGTAGAAAGAAAGAAGCCCTAAGAAAGTCATATTCATTTCTTCTAATTTATTGATCCTCGAGGTTTCGCCCAAATCCTTCACAGCCAATCCGAGAATACGGTACCCTTTGGCACTCAACTCTTCGTATTTTGCGAGGATTTGTTCCCGAACGGAATCGATAGGAGCTTTTGTATTGGAATCGGTTTGTACAAAACCGCAAAGAGAAAGTATGTTCGTCAGAGCACCCTTTGTGATCATTTTGTGTTCATCTTTATGAGAGACCACGATGCTCAGACATTTTCGAACAAAATCATACGGGATTTCGTCTTCCTTTTTATATTCTGAAATTTCAAACTGAAGATCGTTTCGAATCGACTCGTCGATTGCGTTGACAAAACCGGTTTCAAAGGAAGCGTTTATAAAGGCGTATAACGCAACGGTTTCATTTTTGTTTCCGAAAATGTCCATCGCGGATTCCATCTTTACGGTCCCTTCCGTAAGTGTTCCCGTTTTATCCGAACAGATGATATTCATATTTCCGAAATTTTCGATCGCGGTCAGTCGTTTTACAATGACCTTTTTCTCCGCCATTCTTTTCGCACCGTGAGAAAGATTGATGCTGATGATAGCCGGAAGAAGTTGGGGAGTAAGACCCACCGCCAAGGCAAGGGAGAAAAGAAAGGAATCCAAAACGGAACGACCAAGCAATACGTTGATCACAAAAATGGCGATCACCAAAAGGAGAGTAATGTGAAGAAGAAAAAAACCGAACTTACGGACTCCTGTTTCGAATTCGTTCTCAGGAGGACGAAGTTTCAATCGTTCCGAGATTTTTCCGAACTCCGTATCCTTTCCCGTCCTTACGACGATCGCCTTCGCTTCCCCGCTGATAACGTGCGTTCCCATCCAAAGCGAATTGGTTCTTTTAGAAAGACCGGAATCTTTCGGAACAGTATCGATATTTTTTTCGGCGGGATACGTTTCTCCGGTAAGCGTTGCTTCGTTTACAAAGAGGTCTTTAGACTCAAGAAGAAGACAATCGGCAGGAATTACGTCACCCGCAGTGAGTCGCAAAATGTCTCCCGGAACGACGTCCTCTAAAGAAACATCCTTCAAGGAATGGTCCCTGTAAACGGAAACCTTCACCTGAACCATTGCGATCAATTTTGCGACAGCGTTTTTTGCGCCGAGTTCCTGCCAAAAACCGAGAACACCGCTGATCAAAACGATTCCCAGGATGATCATCGCATCCGTAGAATCCCGCACGATGATAGAAAGCCCAGCCGCAAAGAATAAGAGAAGGATGATCGGACTTTTGAATTGGGAGAAAAAAAAACCGATCGAACCGGATTCTTTTTTTTTGGTCAGTCGATTGGCGCCGAACTTGAAAATTCTCTCCTTCGCTTCCGATTCGGACAAACCAAGAGCATTCGTTTCCAAATGATCCAAACAGTCTTTAGGTGATAAATTCCAAAAATTGAAGAAAGGGTTCTGCGTATCTTCTTTGTTTTGTTGCATTTTTATTTTTCTCGAATTCTAAGCGCGATCGTATTTCCAAAAGAATCGATCTAAGACTTTTTGAAAGGATTACGATTGAAAAGCTAAAAATCGATTTCTTAAATAAGAATCGAACGTTTCGAACGATTTACTTCCGCGAAAGAGTTCGCTTGCAGAAAGGATGGTAAAATGATTCAAGGGGAAAAAAGAAATTGCGGATGGGAAAGAATCGTCTCCTCCCAGATTCGATTTTTCGTTTCATCCCATTCTTCTCGAAAACGAGCGTGACTCCTTTCTCTTCTGCCAAGCCAGTCCGCTCCGAGAAGCTGTGTGGATTCTTCCACGTTCTCTGGTCTCTTTGTAAAAGCGATGGTTGTTTCCGATTTGGGTCCGCTCCCTTTTCCCTTCCCCACCCAAAAACCCGCAAAGAGCAACGAAGAGCGAACGGCGGTCGAAGCGGAATAGGTGACAAACATCGTATTTTTAGAATGATCTTGGAAAAATAGGAAGAGTCGTTTTAGAAATTCCGGTTGCCACAACTTAGAATCCGTTTTGAAAGAGAAAGGATCGTAAAAGACAAGGTCGGGAATTTTTTGACTCAAAAACGTATTTTCAAAATTTCCGATTACCAAATCCCAACCCAACGTCCCGGAAGGAGAAGTCCAATTTCCTTTTTCAAGAATCGAACGAGGTGCGGTATGAAAGAGATGTGGAAAACAACCGATGTTTCGCATCGCGAGACGGAATGGATCCAAATCACATTCAAAACTGATCATATTCATCGGAACGGGAGAATCGATCTCCTCGTAACAACGGATCGCCGCCATAGAATTCGTAGCCGCACCCAAACCGACATCCCAAATCACAAACGGGTTTGTAGATTCCTGTTTCACGGAGTCGGTACGACCGGAAAGTTTTTCCGAAAGTTTTGTCTGAACGACATAGAGGGACTTCGCTTCTTCGGAAGGATTGTTGACCGAATGCATGGTTTCACCGGAACTTCTCAGGCGAACGCTCCAATACTTTCCTTCCTTATTTTCCCGAATCTCGTAATCGCCGAGAATCCGTTTTCTCTGCGCTTTCGGCGTCCTCTTTTTGTTCAGCGAAGGGTCCACGTTATCGCTTCGAGTCAGTTCCTCTTTTTTGCGAGCGTAATAGGATGCAAAACTTCCTTCGAAGATGCGAGCTCGCATTTCCGCCATTAGGCGGTGGTAAAAATTCAGATTGTGCTGAGCGATCAGATGCCAACCCAAAATTTCGCTCGTTTTGATCAGATGATGAAGATAAGAACGGGAATAATTTTGACAACAGGGACAATCACAATTCTCATCCAACTTTGAATCCGCAAACTTATAGATCGTTCTGTGAATCTGAAGTTTTCCCGCGCTCGTGTACGCGACGCCGTGTTGTGCGAGCTCCGTCGGAATCGTACAATCGAACATATCCACTCCGCGATGAACCGCCTCCAAAAGATCGATAGGAGTTCCTACTCCCATCAGATAACGCGGCAGATTTTTCGGAAGTAAAGATGCGGACAGTTCACAAAAGTCGTTTCTTTCTTCCTTTGTTTCTCCTACCGCCAAGCCGCCGATCGCAAATCCGTCAAAGGGCATTTGGGTAAGGACCTTCGCGCTTTCTTTCCGAAGATCCGAAAAGCACGCGCCTTGAACGATCCCGAATAACGATTGAGGAGAATCCCCTCTTGCGTCCAGACTCCTTTTGGCCCAACGATGTGTAATCTCCATCGCATCCTTTGCTTTCGCATAATCGGCCGTAGACGGAATGCACTGATCCAAGACCATCATGATATCCGAGCCGATCGCTTTCTGCATGTCGATGCTCAGTTCGGGCGAAAGAAGAATCATCTTTCCATCCACGTAACTCCGAAAAAGAGCGCCTTCCTCGGTCATCTTTCGAGAATTTGGCAGACTGAAGATTTGAAATCCACCGGAATCGGTGAGAACGGGGAAATCCCAGTTCATAAACTTATGAATTCCTCCGATCTTGCGAAAGACTTCCGCGCCGGGTCTTAACAAGAGATGATACGTATTCGCCAAGAGAACTCGAGATCCCATCGCTTTGAGCGAATCTACGGTCTGCGCTCTGACAGTCGCTTGCGTTCCCACCGGCATAAAAATCGGAGTTTGAACCTGCCCGTGTAACGTAGTAAAGGTCGTCGCACGGGCGCTTGTTTGAGGAGCCTCTGCTTCGAGGACAAAATTCAGACGGGACATTTTGACTTCATAAAATTGGAATCAGCACTCGAACGACCTTCTTGTAAAAAGAATCATCGGTCGAAAGGTCGCCGCTTTATTTCCTGCGAATCACTTCTTTTTTTAATTCTTCTTTCACTGCGTCTCGATTGCTTCCGACTTTGTTTTTGAGTTCCAGTGTATAATGAATTTGGAATTTAGTAACGACCGGTTTTTCTTCTGAATGTTCCATCGACCAACGAGTTACGTCGTTTTGAACGATTTTCGCAAGGTCGTTGATTCTAGGAACCCTCGTATTAAAACGAATCGTTTCAAACGCCCCGGTGTTTCCGTTTAATACGACGATGATGATTCCGTCGTCGATGAAGTTGATCTTATTGTAACGAACCAATTCTTCGCTGATGAGCGCGTCTCCGCCCTTGTCCACTTTTCTTTTGATGAATTTCGAACCCCGAAGTTGTCGGAGTTGATATCCGTCGCTCGAAATATGAACTCGAAAGTATTCCAAAGGATCTTTGGACGGTTTTAAGAATGAGGGATGATCTCCAGTGTTGAGACTGACTTCCTTCCCTTCTTCGTCGAGAACGACTTCGTTTTCTCCCGCGGGATTCGGAACCGGTTCGGTTTTTACCGTTTCACCCTCGGGTGTTTTCGTGTTTCCTGTGGAACATGAAAGGATTCCAATTCCGCCGCAAATGATCCCGACGATCAATAGAATTTTTGTGAATCTTAACTTTGACTTCATACCTGACATCGATATCCATTCTCCGAAACTAATTACTTTTCGTAAATCCTTGATTTCCATTTCTCTCTTCCGTTGTTCTTTCTAATCTGTTATATTATAATAAATGAATAAAGATCGTAGCAAGTCCCAAAAAACAAAAAAAGCCGAACACGTCCGTAAACGTCGTCACAAAAATCGAAGACGCGATCGCCGGGTCGATTCCCACAACTCGAAGGAGCAACGGAATGGAAGTGCCGATGACCGCCGCGATCAACAGATTTGCCTGCAACGCCATAAACATCACCGCGGACAAAGCAAAGTTTCCGGTGAAAAGATAGACGATCACACCAGCTGTGATTCCCACCATACAGCCGTTAAAAAGTCCGACCAGACCTTCTTTTCGAATCGCCGACTTCCAGTTTTCCGTAGTCAGATCTCCCGTCGCTAGATTTCGAACGATCAGAGTGATCGACTGGGTTCCCGCATTTCCGCCCATTCCGGCTACGATCGGCATAAGAGAAGCGAGTAATACGTATTTTTCGATCGTATCTCCAAAGAAGGAAACGACGGATGCGGCCAAGGAGGCGGTTCCGAGATTGATCATAAGCCAGACCATTCTTCGCCTAACGGAAGTCATAACGGAAGAAGTCAGTTTTTCCTCTTCCGAAACCCCTCCCAAACGAAGAATGTCTTCGGAAGCCTCTTCGTGGACGATGTCCAAGATATCGTCCACAGTAATTCTTCCCAAAATTCTTCCGAGATCGTCGACGACCGCGGCGGAAACCAAATCGTATTTTCTAAATATTTTTGCGACTTCTTCCTGATCCGTATCGTAGTGTATGGAAGTAAAACCCGTTTTCATCAAACGGCTCACCTTCGTGTTCAAAGGCGCTAAAAAAAGATTCTTTAATTTGACGTAACCTTTGAGAACGTTATTCTCATCGGTGAGATAGAGATGATAGATATCGTCGGTGTCCCTTGCGATCTTTCTGAGTTTGATGATCGCCTTTCGAACCGTATCCGTTTCCACCGCGGAAGCGAAGACGGTGTTCATCAGACGTCCGGCAGTATATTCCCGAAACGTAAGTTGTTTTCGAACCTGGGAAGAATCTTCCTGATCGATGGAGTTGAGAATTTCTTCGGCTTTGTCCTTGGGGAACTCGGAGATCAAACTGGAGAGTTCATCGGTTTCCAAATTTTCGAGAATCGGAGAGATCTCTTTCATCTGAAAACGGGAGATGAGATCCGCTTGAAATTCTTCGTCGAATTCAACGAGGATCGAACTCTGGAGTTCGGAATCACAACGTTTGAAAACGTAGAAGGCTTCGTCTTCCTCGAGTTTCTCCAAAACTTCCGCGATATCCGCAGGGTGATTGTGAGCGAGAAAACGATCTAAAAAAGCGATGTCTGCGGCTTTGATTCTTTCTTGAAAAAATTCGATCCACTCCAAAGAAGAAGGATTCGCTTTTTCCGAGAATAGACTCTGACCGGCTCCTTTTTCTTCCATAAATTCTCCCCAAGAAATGGTTTCAGAGAACAGAATTGAAAACTTTCCAGACCGATCAATGAATTTACAAGCAAACGCCAAAAAAGGAGTTTTTCATTTGACCCGTTCGCAAAGTGTTCCATCGTAGAAACACAGGGTGCTATTACCGATGAAATCGTTTTTAACTGATTCTTTCCTTCTATTCTTCGCTCTTCTACTCGCAATCAACCCGCTTTTTGCCGACGCCTTTTATTATCCCTGGGAATACAACAAGGTTTACAACGAGAAGATCGCTCTGGAAATCGAATTGGATTCCCTAAGAACCAGATACAGAAACGAAACCGAAAATTTTAAAAAGGAAAGATTGGAGATAGAATCCAAACTTCGATCCTTAGAAGATCTTTTGGCGAGAGAGAAAGAATTCAGATCTAAGGACAACGATCTCAGCGAAGAGAAAATCAAAGCGCTTGAAAATCAGATCGCGGTTTTAAAGGCGAAAAGTACGAATAAAGAAAAAGAGCTCATCGAAGAAAACGAAAGACAGGCGAAAAAATTTCGAGAGCTCTTGGAAAATCTAAAGGAAGAACTCGAAAAAGAAAGAGCCGCTTGTCAGAAAAAGACCGAAGCCTTACAAAAGGAATACGAGAAAAAGATCGGAGATCTTGAAGCCAGAATCCTTTCCTTAAACGATGAAATCTCGAAACTCAAAAATCTTTCCGAAAATCAAAAGAAAGAATTGGATCGACTTTCCGAACAAGCCAACGAACTGGAAACCAAACTGACCGATGAAATTAAAAAGGGTCAAATCCGTCTCAAACGATTCCACAATCGACTCGTAATCAATATCGACGATAAAATCTCCTTTGACTCAGGTTCGGCTGATCTCAAAAAAGCGATTCTTCCGGCTTTGGATAAAATCAAAGACATTCTTGTGAATTATCCTGGAAACCTCATCATCATCGAAGGGCATACGGACAATATTCCGATCCGAACCAAGAAGTTCGCGGACAACTGGCAGTTGTCCGGAGAAAGAGCCCTTTCCGTTCTCCATTACTTTTTAGAGAACAAAAACATAGACGCAAGGAACATGTCTCTTGCAGGGTATGGAGAATTCCAACCGATCGTGTCGAACGATACTCCTGAAAACCGTGCTCTCAACCGAAGAGTTGATATCGTAGTTGTTCCTCGTTGATGGATGATTTTTTTCAACTCCATCACGTAGAAAGAAGCCAGGAGAAGGGCCTTAAACGTTCCATTCTTTTGGCGATTCTTGTTTCACTTACGATCTTCGTCGTTGAAGTCGTAGGAGGAATTCAGAGCGGAAGTATCGCGCTTCTTGCGGATGCAGGACATATCATCACGGACGCGATCGCACTTTCCCTTTCCTTGATTGCAGTCTTGCTCGCTTCCCGCAAACCGAATCCGAAGTATTCTTTCGGTTATTATAGAATCGAGATTCTAACCTCACTCGTGAATGCAGTTCTCATTTTTGGAATATCGTTTTACATTTTTTACGAAGCCATCGAACGATTTCAGAATCAAAAGGAAATCCTGAGCTTTGAAATGTTGATCTTTAGTTCGAGCGGAATCGTTTTGAACTTGATCAGCGCCTGGATTTTATTTCGGTTTAGCAACGAGAACATCAATATCAAATCGGCTTATATTCACGTTTTAAGCGATCTCCTAGCGACCGCGGGAGTGTTGATCGGTGCGATTTTGATTTACTTCACTCGTTGGAATTGGATCGATCCCCTGATTAGCATTTTGATTTCCGTTTTGATTCTGCGTTCCGCTTGGGGAATCTTTCGAGAAAGCCTTTCGGTTCTTTTGGAATCCTCTCCCCCTACATTCGATATTCCTCATATTCTCGAACACCTTCGCAATATCGTCGGGATTCGAAGAATTTTGGATTATCATTTCTGGGCGATCACAAGAGGAGTCCACGCCTGTACACTTCGTCTTTCCGTTACGGACCTAAAATCTTCGGATGAAATCGTATTTCAAACCCAGCGGATTTTAAGATCGGAATTTGGAATCGATTTTGTGACGGTTCAGTGTGAAGAATCGGAACTAACCAAAAGAATCGGTGCATTAGAGATTCATGATTCTCACGGACCCCAGAAGGGTCATCACGGACATCATCACCATCATTGAGCTTTTAAATTTGCGAAAGAATCTCGAAGTTTTTTCAAAATTCGAGCCGGAATTGTGAAACTTCGCAGATAGTCCTAGAACTAAAAAAAAGCCCGTTCTTTGGAAAACCAGAATCCATTGTGTGAGTTCCTACATTCAAGATACCACTGTCCTGAATTTATGAATTTCAAATCACAGTCGATCTTTTCGATTTCGTAAGAGTTCCAACATTTCTATTTTTGAAAAAGCGCTTGATTCGTTTGAGAATCAATGTCCCAGGGAAGGCTTAGTCTGAAATTTTAACTTCTAAAAACGGAATTCGAAATCTTTCTCGTCGAATCCTAACGGCAGAAGAAGGTTTTAGAGAAAATCAAGTCGAACTTTAACGAAGCGCACGGATCTTTTTCAAAATATTTTTTTGATAGATCGGAGTTTTACCCGGATGAATCGAATAAAATAGACCGATATCCGGAAACCACTTCGTAAGTTCCACACTACTGACACAATCCGTAAACCAAGAATAGATCAGATCGAGAGAAGTTTCGTAACCGTAGGGATGAACGTCTTCCATTCTAAAATTCGGGTCGTTGTCCTTTTTTTGGGAAATCTCTAATATTTTAGAATATAATAATTCTTGAATATCTAATATCTTTCCGGCGATCCTCGGATCTACGCTGTCCCTCTTTTCCCGAAGAAGGGTTTTTAGAATCAGATCGACATATCCGCAAAACAATGCAGAGGCGGAAAGCATTTCTGAAAGATGAATTTCGGGCGCGTATCCTTGGTAGTTTAGAAAAATTAGATTCTCCGATGGAAAGGAAAGATTTTCCCCTTTGAGACGACAGTGAGTCGCCTCCTTAGCGTATTCCAAGTCGAAAAGTTCCGTTTCCAATCCGGGAGTATTCAACGGAACGTAGATCACATCGTAACTTTCCGACGGTGACTTAGCGACAACGAGAAAACCGTTACAGTTTGCACCATTCGTCAAAAAGGATTTTGATAGATTTAAATAAATTCTTTCTTCTTCGATCTTGTAAGAACTTGTGATATTCGAAATTCTTCCCTTCCATCCGCTTTCACTCACGCCCATGGAAACGATGTTCTTCCCGGTACCGACCCCTTGTAGGAGTTCTTTTACGATTGAAATCGTTCGATCACGATTGGGAAGCGGAGTTGTTTCCGTTTCATTGGCAAAACCTTCGGAAACAAATTTAAGAATTCTTCCGGCGACGTTGGTTTGCGCCATAAGCGCGATTCCGATCCCGATTCCCCTTGGATAAGAACCGAGAGCGAATATCTTTTTGTGAAAGGTTTCAAAGGATCCGCCTAAAATCGCTTCAAAGTATCCTTCTTCCACCAAGTAAGGAAGGGCATCTCGAAATACGCTACGATACTCTTCGGATGGAACGGAAGACAAGAATTCTTTCAGATTCATAAGACCTCAGCCAGTTTTCTTTTTGTCGCCTGCAAAGATTTTCTTAAGATACTGTCCGGTATAGGAATTTTTTACCTTCGCGACGTCTTTCGGAGTTCCCTCAGCGATCACAAGACCGCCTCCGTCTCCGCCTTCGGGTCCCATATCGATCAACCAATCGGCTTGTTTGATTACGTCCAGATTGTGTTCGATCACGATCATGGAATTTCCACGATCCACGAGTGTATGAAGTACTACGGAAAGGTGTCTAACGTCTTCGAAATGAAGACCGGTCGTAGGTTCGTCCAAAATATATAAGGTTTTTCCGGTGGGTCGTTTGGAAAGTTCGGTGGCGAGTTTGATTCTCTGCGCTTCTCCTCCGGAGAATGTGGTCGCGGGTTGTCCGAGGCGGATATAACCAAGCCCGACTTCCATAAGAGTTTCCAGCTTTCTTTTTACGATCGGAATATTTTCAAAGAATTGGTTTGCGTCTTCGATGGTCATCTCCAGAACGTCGAAAATATTCTTCCCTTTATAACGAACTTCTAATGTTTCTTGGTTGTATCGTTTCCCTTTACAGACTTCGCATGTCACGTAAACATCGGGAAGGAAGTGCATTTCGATCTTAAGAATTCCGTCCCCTTCGCAGGTTTCACATCTTCCTCCGCTTACGTTGAAGCTGAATCTTCCGGGTCCGTAACCTCTTAGTTTTGCGTCTTCCAAATTGGAAAACATTTCTCGGATCGGAGTAAAAAGACCCGTATAAGTCGCGGGGTTGGAACGAGGAGTTCTTCCGATCGGAGATTGATCGATATTGATGATCTTGTCGATCTGTTCAAAACCTTTGATCGTCTTGTGTTTTCCCGCCAGGGTCTTCATCTTCATCACCTTGTGAGCCGCGGCGTTATAGAGAATGTCGTTTATCAAAGTGGATTTTCCGGATCCGGAAACGCCGGTAATGACGACTAACTTTCCGAGAGGAATCGTTACGTCGATATTCTTTAGATTGTTTTCTTTTGCTCCGATGATCTGAAGTTGAAAGCCGTTCCCGTCTCTGAGTTTTTCAGGAATTGGAATCGTCATTCTTCCCGAAAGATACTTTCCTGTGAGAGAGTTTTTATCCTTAGCGACATGTTCCGGAGTTCCTGCGCAAACGATCATTCCACCGTGAACTCCGGCGCCGGGCCCCATATCGATGAGCCAATCGGATTCTTCCATCGTTTCGTGGTCGTGTTCCACGACGAGAACCGTGTTTCCCAAATCTCTGAGATTTTTGAGAGTAGCGATGAGTTTTGTATTGTCTCTTTGGTGTAATCCGATCGAAGGTTCGTCGAGGATATAAAGAACTCCCATGAGCCTCGATCCAATCTGAGTCGCGAGACGAATC
This is a stretch of genomic DNA from Leptospira stimsonii. It encodes these proteins:
- the mgtA gene encoding magnesium-translocating P-type ATPase — encoded protein: MQQNKEDTQNPFFNFWNLSPKDCLDHLETNALGLSESEAKERIFKFGANRLTKKKESGSIGFFFSQFKSPIILLLFFAAGLSIIVRDSTDAMIILGIVLISGVLGFWQELGAKNAVAKLIAMVQVKVSVYRDHSLKDVSLEDVVPGDILRLTAGDVIPADCLLLESKDLFVNEATLTGETYPAEKNIDTVPKDSGLSKRTNSLWMGTHVISGEAKAIVVRTGKDTEFGKISERLKLRPPENEFETGVRKFGFFLLHITLLLVIAIFVINVLLGRSVLDSFLFSLALAVGLTPQLLPAIISINLSHGAKRMAEKKVIVKRLTAIENFGNMNIICSDKTGTLTEGTVKMESAMDIFGNKNETVALYAFINASFETGFVNAIDESIRNDLQFEISEYKKEDEIPYDFVRKCLSIVVSHKDEHKMITKGALTNILSLCGFVQTDSNTKAPIDSVREQILAKYEELSAKGYRILGLAVKDLGETSRINKLEEMNMTFLGLLSFYDPPKPNVSQTIAELNRLGVSLKVITGDNRFVAASLCSQIGLKNHRTLCGPELSAISDEALTQLVGNIDVFAEIEPNSKERIIIALKKAGNVVGYIGDGINDVSALHSADVGISVETAVDVAKNAADIVLLEKDLEVLVDGVQEGRVTFANTLKYVFMATSANFGNMFSMAGVSLFLPFLPLLPKQILLTNFLTDFPEMTIATDRVDLEMVSSPKRWDIVAIRKFMIVFGLVSSFFDYMTFGILQWVLQVSHEQFRTGWFIESVVSASLIVLVIRTRNPFYKSRPSKPLLFATLSVIGITLAIPYTPIAEVFGLVPLPLEFMGLLFGIILLYISVAEMAKRRFYKKVNI
- the tgt gene encoding tRNA guanosine(34) transglycosylase Tgt, whose translation is MSRLNFVLEAEAPQTSARATTFTTLHGQVQTPIFMPVGTQATVRAQTVDSLKAMGSRVLLANTYHLLLRPGAEVFRKIGGIHKFMNWDFPVLTDSGGFQIFSLPNSRKMTEEGALFRSYVDGKMILLSPELSIDMQKAIGSDIMMVLDQCIPSTADYAKAKDAMEITHRWAKRSLDARGDSPQSLFGIVQGACFSDLRKESAKVLTQMPFDGFAIGGLAVGETKEERNDFCELSASLLPKNLPRYLMGVGTPIDLLEAVHRGVDMFDCTIPTELAQHGVAYTSAGKLQIHRTIYKFADSKLDENCDCPCCQNYSRSYLHHLIKTSEILGWHLIAQHNLNFYHRLMAEMRARIFEGSFASYYARKKEELTRSDNVDPSLNKKRTPKAQRKRILGDYEIRENKEGKYWSVRLRSSGETMHSVNNPSEEAKSLYVVQTKLSEKLSGRTDSVKQESTNPFVIWDVGLGAATNSMAAIRCYEEIDSPVPMNMISFECDLDPFRLAMRNIGCFPHLFHTAPRSILEKGNWTSPSGTLGWDLVIGNFENTFLSQKIPDLVFYDPFSFKTDSKLWQPEFLKRLFLFFQDHSKNTMFVTYSASTAVRSSLLFAGFWVGKGKGSGPKSETTIAFTKRPENVEESTQLLGADWLGRRERSHARFREEWDETKNRIWEETILSHPQFLFSP
- a CDS encoding LA_2219 family laminin/E-cadherin/plasminogen-binding protein, producing the protein MSGMKSKLRFTKILLIVGIICGGIGILSCSTGNTKTPEGETVKTEPVPNPAGENEVVLDEEGKEVSLNTGDHPSFLKPSKDPLEYFRVHISSDGYQLRQLRGSKFIKRKVDKGGDALISEELVRYNKINFIDDGIIIVVLNGNTGAFETIRFNTRVPRINDLAKIVQNDVTRWSMEHSEEKPVVTKFQIHYTLELKNKVGSNRDAVKEELKKEVIRRK
- the mgtE gene encoding magnesium transporter, which gives rise to MEEKGAGQSLFSEKANPSSLEWIEFFQERIKAADIAFLDRFLAHNHPADIAEVLEKLEEDEAFYVFKRCDSELQSSILVEFDEEFQADLISRFQMKEISPILENLETDELSSLISEFPKDKAEEILNSIDQEDSSQVRKQLTFREYTAGRLMNTVFASAVETDTVRKAIIKLRKIARDTDDIYHLYLTDENNVLKGYVKLKNLFLAPLNTKVSRLMKTGFTSIHYDTDQEEVAKIFRKYDLVSAAVVDDLGRILGRITVDDILDIVHEEASEDILRLGGVSEEEKLTSSVMTSVRRRMVWLMINLGTASLAASVVSFFGDTIEKYVLLASLMPIVAGMGGNAGTQSITLIVRNLATGDLTTENWKSAIRKEGLVGLFNGCMVGITAGVIVYLFTGNFALSAVMFMALQANLLIAAVIGTSIPLLLRVVGIDPAIASSIFVTTFTDVFGFFCFLGLATIFIHLL
- a CDS encoding OmpA/MotB family protein; translated protein: MKSFLTDSFLLFFALLLAINPLFADAFYYPWEYNKVYNEKIALEIELDSLRTRYRNETENFKKERLEIESKLRSLEDLLAREKEFRSKDNDLSEEKIKALENQIAVLKAKSTNKEKELIEENERQAKKFRELLENLKEELEKERAACQKKTEALQKEYEKKIGDLEARILSLNDEISKLKNLSENQKKELDRLSEQANELETKLTDEIKKGQIRLKRFHNRLVINIDDKISFDSGSADLKKAILPALDKIKDILVNYPGNLIIIEGHTDNIPIRTKKFADNWQLSGERALSVLHYFLENKNIDARNMSLAGYGEFQPIVSNDTPENRALNRRVDIVVVPR
- a CDS encoding cation diffusion facilitator family transporter, which translates into the protein MDDFFQLHHVERSQEKGLKRSILLAILVSLTIFVVEVVGGIQSGSIALLADAGHIITDAIALSLSLIAVLLASRKPNPKYSFGYYRIEILTSLVNAVLIFGISFYIFYEAIERFQNQKEILSFEMLIFSSSGIVLNLISAWILFRFSNENINIKSAYIHVLSDLLATAGVLIGAILIYFTRWNWIDPLISILISVLILRSAWGIFRESLSVLLESSPPTFDIPHILEHLRNIVGIRRILDYHFWAITRGVHACTLRLSVTDLKSSDEIVFQTQRILRSEFGIDFVTVQCEESELTKRIGALEIHDSHGPQKGHHGHHHHH
- a CDS encoding acyl-CoA dehydrogenase gives rise to the protein MNLKEFLSSVPSEEYRSVFRDALPYLVEEGYFEAILGGSFETFHKKIFALGSYPRGIGIGIALMAQTNVAGRILKFVSEGFANETETTPLPNRDRTISIVKELLQGVGTGKNIVSMGVSESGWKGRISNITSSYKIEEERIYLNLSKSFLTNGANCNGFLVVAKSPSESYDVIYVPLNTPGLETELFDLEYAKEATHCRLKGENLSFPSENLIFLNYQGYAPEIHLSEMLSASALFCGYVDLILKTLLREKRDSVDPRIAGKILDIQELLYSKILEISQKKDNDPNFRMEDVHPYGYETSLDLIYSWFTDCVSSVELTKWFPDIGLFYSIHPGKTPIYQKNILKKIRALR